The nucleotide sequence AATTTGTGCCCAAACATGCCCTGTTGGGGCAATATACGTTATAGAAGGTAAGGCAGAGATTAAAAGTAATGAAGTTCATTATACAATAAAAGAGAAATCTATCCCACATAGAAAGATTAGATTAAAAAATTATGAGCTTGATAAAGATAAATGTGTAAAATGTGGAATTTGTGCAAGATATTGCCCAACAGGTGCTATAAAAGTAGTTATAAGGAAGAGTATTGATGTCAATTTAGATTTATGTATGGGTTGTGGGGCTTGTGCTGAAGTATGTCCAAAAAAATGTATAAAGGTTGAAAGTGAAATTGGAGATGTGATAAAAACAAGAGATATTGAAGTTAATAGAGATTTATGTGTTGGATGTATGGTTTGTGTTGAAGAATGTCCTATTAACGTTATTGAGCAGGATGGGGATAAAGTTAAGATTAATAAAGATGAATGTATATTGTGTGGAAGATGTGTAGAAGTATGTCCAGTTAATGCTATAAAGATGTGGGAAAAGAAATGATATAGGACTTTCGCAGGAATAAATCTTTAAAGGAAAATGATGCCTTTTAGGCATCTAAATTCCAAAGTTGATATATAAACTGCGAAAGTCCTATAATAAGACCTATTTTTAACTATTTTTGCTAAACCTACTAAGATTTCTGTTTTTGTATAAAAGTATGCTTTTTCAGCATCAACTTTAGGACTTTCGCAGGAATGAATGTTCTATTGTATATATGATGCCTTTGGCATCAAAATTCCTTATTTAAATATATAAACTGCGAAAGTCCTAAACTTTTATTTAACCGAAAAGTATATATGTGGGCATATATAAAAATTCAGATAGTCATATAATTACATAAATAATTATTATTAATTATTACAGGTGATGGTTATGGTGAAATATGGGATAAAAATTGAGGATGATAAGGTAGAGATTGTAAGATATTCAACAGTTTATACTGATGAAGGTGTTGAAGAACTTGAAGAGATATATTTACAGATTAAAGCTGATGATTATGAGAGTATATTGGGGAGGTATGAACCATATCCAAAAAAAGATGTAAGATTTGTTGGAAATTTGGATGATTTAAAAGTTGTGAAAGGGCAAGAAATGAGAACTGCCGTTCCAATTCCATTATCTTTGTGTAGAGCTAAATATTTAAAAAGAATTGATGAAGATGATGAAAGAATTACATATTTAGATATTAATGGAGTTCCTATCCAAAGAGGAATTATTGTTGGGATTGTTGTAGGTGTTCAGCATAGAAGGACGTCAACAGGTAAAGATTATACAATATTTAGAGTATTTGATGGATATGGATGGGGAAGATTGAGATTGTTTGGAATTAAGGCAAATCCAGAGGTATTTACTGGAATGTTTATTAGAGGATTTGTAAGATTTGGAGCTGTTGAATTTAGAACTGAAGAAGGAGAGATAAGAAAGGCAATATCCCTAACATTAAACGATATGCCTGTAATTGTCCAACCTAAGGAATACATTGTCCATAAAAAGTTTATAGATGAAGTTGTTTTGCCAAGAGTTGCTCCAGAGTTAATTGAAGAAGAAAAAGAAGGTGAAGAAGAGGAAGATATGATAAACAGTTAATTTATTAATTTTAAGTAATAATGAACAGTTTTTAGGTGGTGTTTATGGTATTGGGAAAAATAACCTCTCCATAGGGCTTCGCCCTATTGGGATACTCACTAACACCTCCGCTTACAGCGGAGGTGTAAATTCAAATAATAAAATTTGGTGATATTTATGGTATTGGGAAAGATATCCTCTCTATTACCAAATTCACAGATTTTAACAAAAGTTAAGATTGTAGATATTAGAAGAAAGGAGAGTGAAGAGGGGGCTGTATTTTACATTGGAACTATGGTTGATAAAGATGGAGTAGCGAATTTTATAACAACAATTCCCTTAGAAAAGGAAAAATGTTATGAGATATTTGGTAGAGTAACAGAAGAAAAGAGCGTTAGAATAGTTGAAAAGATTATTAAAGGTGTAAAATATCCAAGAGAAATTCCAGAAATTCCTAAAGAGCAACTATATAATAGAGGAGAAGTCTTAGATGTGAAAGTTCCAGCCATATTGGAAGTTTCTCAATCAACAATATTTGTAAATTACTACTGTAGAATCTGTAGAGGTATCGTTGAAACAAAGATTAAGCCAAGAGGAATGGTTTATATTTGTAGAAATTGTGGTGAAATAGAGCCGGATGATGTTGATGTAAAAATTAAGGTGTTTGGGAGAATACACTTTGGAACTTCTTCAAAAAGATGCTATATTCCACCGGCAACATTAGAGCAATTTATGCCAGGAATTTTAGATATGCTTGAAGAGTATGGAATTGATGATACAATTAGAGAAATATGCCTTAAATTAAATGGAAAAACATTCTTAGTTAGAGGTTTTGAAGGTAAGGAAGGGAATTACATAATAACTGAAATGGAAGATATTTAATATTCCATAGGGGCAAAGCCCTATTGGTATACCCCAGAGCTGGGCTTCACTGCGTTCAGCCCCACTTTAAAAATTTAAAAATGGGAGTATCCCAATAGAGGGGCTTCGCCTCCTCTATGGTTACTATAATAACCGAAATGGAAGATATTTAAAATTTTTAAATCTTTTTTTGCTCTATTTGCTTAATCTTTAATTTAAATAATCAGATTTTGTTAAACTTGCCTTTATATTTATATTTATGTAAGCTCTTTTATTTTATTAACCAAAACTCAAAGAGGTAGGACTATGTTATGTATAAGAAAACCTTCTGTAGCATCCGCATTTGAAGAATTAGTTAAATTAATACTTACAGAAGGAAATGATATAACAACAGAGGATGGGCAAAGATGTAGGGAATTGTTAAATGTTGCAGTTGAAATAACTAATCCAAAACTTAAAACAATTAGTTCTAAATACCCATTTGGAAAAAAAGCAATTGAATCATATACAAAACAATTGCTGTATGGTTCTGATAGCGAGGGGGAATTTGTTTATAACTATTATGAAAGAATTAGAGAATATCCAAGTCATGATAGAAAATTAAAGAATGACCAAATAAAATATGTAATAGAAAAGCTTAATAGTAATCCAACATCAAGAAGGTGTGTTATATCGTTATGGAATCCTTTTATTGACCAAAAGGTCAAAGATGTCCCATGTTTAAACCATATTGGCTTCCAAAAGCGAGGAAATAACTTATATATGAGCGTATTGTTCCGTTCTAATGATATACTGCTTGCTTTCCACTCAAATGCACTTGGTTTGATAAAATTAGGAGAATATGTTGCAGAGAAGACAAATTCAACATTAAAATCCTATACGCATTTTATATATAACGCTCATATTTATATTGATAGAGATAAGACTGAAATTGAAAAAAACTTCCCTGAATTTTTAAAATATATTGAATAGGGATTTAAATGGCAGTGAAAAGAAAGAAGGTTACTGATAAATGGTTGATGAATTTGTCAGTATTGTATGTTAATAAAAAATATACTCATTAAATCAAATTGCCCAGAAATTTGGTGTTGATATCAAAACAGTGATTAATAAGCTTAGGAGAGTTAGTAGCTGAAAAAACAAATACTCAATTAAAGGAGTATGTGCATCATTCTGTTAGCATGCATATTTACATTGATAGAGATAGAGACTATTAAAAAATATTTCCCAGAATGTTTAAAATATATTAAATAATTGAAGTTTATTCTTTTTTACCTTCAACTTTTTCAACAATTCTCTCAACTATTTTTTTAAACTCTTCACTTGCTTTACAGTCAAGTAAAACCATTGGAATTCCTTTATCACTTGCTTCTCTTGCTTTAATATCTAAAGGAATTCTTCCTAAAAATTCAACTCCAAACTCTTTAGCAGCTTTTTCCCCTCCTCCTCTACCAAATACATCCACAACTTTATTACAATGTGGACAAACAAACCCACTCATATTTTCAATAATTCCAATAATTGGAATATTTAACATTTTAGCCATTGTAATTGATTTCTTAACATCCAATACAGAAACTTCTTCTGGTGTTGTAACTATTATAGCCCCATCAATATCTGGAATTGATTGCATAATTGTTAATTGCTCATCTCCAGTTCCTGGAGGGGTGTCTATTAATAGATAATCAAGTTCTCCCCAAGCTACATCTGCTAAAAACTGTCTAATAGCTCCACTAACCTTTGGCCCCCTCCAAATAACAGGTGTTTTATCATCTGGAAGTAAATAGCCAATTGACATAGTTTTTATTCCTTCTTTTGTAGTTACTGGAAATATTCCACCTGGCCCTACCATTGGTTGAACATTCTCAACTCCAAGCATCTTTGGGATGTTAGGGCCGTGAATATCGGCATCTAAAACTCCAACCTTTTTACCCATTAAGTTTAGAACTGCTGCTAAATTAACTGTTACTGTTGATTTACCAACCCCTCCTTTACCACTCAAAATAACTATTTTATGTTTTATTTTTGACATATTCTCTCTAATTTTTGCATCTTGCTGAGCTATGAGCTTTTTTGTGTCTGGGCAGGTATTTTTTAATTGGCATGATTCACACTTTCCATCACACTCTACCATTGTCTCACCTATTTTTCCTCATTTGTGTAAAAATAAAATGATAAATAATACTATATAAATAAGCATATCTATTCTCTTGTAATAACTTTTATTATCATTATCACTAAAAATTTAAAAAATTTATTCATCTTTAGCTATTAACTTACCAGCATCTGGCCCAGATTTTAAGTTATAAATTTCAGTTATTTTTATAACAACAGCCCCTTTTGGTTTTAAATCTGGTTTTAATGCTTTATCAACTTCTTCAGCTATTTTTAGATACTTTCCTTCTGTGTAGTATTCAGCAATTCCTTTATATTGATAAGGCATTTCTCTACAGTTAGCAGTTGTTAAAGCAACCTTAGGATTTTCTAATATATTTTTTAGAGTTTTGTTCATATAATTGTCTGCTATCAATATAATCCCTTTCTCAGCATCTAAAACTTTAACAGCCCTCATTGCTGATACATTTGGAATCCCATCCTTTGAAGCTGTAGCTAAAAACACTATTTCATTTTCTAAGGATTTAACCATATCTTCAGTTAGCTTTACCATACTACCACCAATAAAATTTAGATAAATTTATTATATTCTTATACATACTTAACTATGGTGGTTATTTATGAAAATCTGTATTCAACCAGTGGGGGAAGTTGATGATGAAATTTTAAAATTTTTAAAGAAAAATCTTGAAGAAATTTTTGGAATTCATACATGAGATAAGTCATGTTTTAGGATTAATGCACTGTAAAAATAAGAGATGTGTGATGAGTTTTTCAAATTCTATTATTGATGTGGATTTAAAAGATTGGAAGTATTGTGAAAAATGCTTAAAAAAGCTAAAAGATAGAGATATTTATATTTCAATTTAATTTCCTTCTTTTTCTTCTTCTAATTTTAATATTGCCTCAGCAATATCCCCATTGCATTCCTCTAATGCTTTTCTTGCTTCTTCTTTTGAAACATTGCATTGCTTAGCTACTAATTCAACATCCTCTTCAGTTATTTCAACTTTAACTTCCTCTTCTTCTATTTTTTCTTTTTTAATCTTCTTTGGCTTTCCAGTTATTGAATAGGTTTTAACCCCCAATATGTCCATAACTTGGATTTTTGGTTCTTCAAATATCCACTCTTCATCTTCAAATACAAATATTACTTTTTTTGCATCTAAATCTTCAGTTTCCATTCCAAAATCTTTCATCATCTTTTGCATTTTCTTCAACATTCTTGGGTTTACTTTACCTGGAAACATCTTTTCACCAAAAGTTTTAGATTTGTTTCTATTTTTATTCTCGTTGATATTTTTATAGTTTTATAGCCCCAACAATAAATGCCAAAAGAACAATGTTCATTATAATTTTTAAAAATTTTGAAACATTTGAGGCAGTGTCTCTATTTGGGCTCTTTAATAATAAAGCCATAGCATAGATAAACAAAATATCACATATTGCTATCAAAATTAGGTAATATATTCCAAATATTTTTAGTATATATGGTAAAGGACTTAATACAACTGCCAAAATAACCAAAAATGTGGCAAAATATAAAGATTTTTTACCATACTTTATTGGTAATGAAATAACACCTTCTTTTTTATCCCCTTCCATGTCCTCAAAATCCTTAACAATCTCTCTACCCCAAATTGAAAGCAAAGAGCATAAAAACAAAATAATAACTGGCATAACATTTTTTCCAGCAACTCCACCAAATAGAAATACAGAACCAGTTAAATAGCCAATAATAAAATTTCCAATTGGTTTATATCGTTTGTATTTTTTTGCATACAGGTAGAGAAAGATAGCATTAACCACAGCTATAATTAATGTATATATATTTATAAATATTGAGAGAGTTAAGCCAAAAATTAATAAAATAGCTGAAAATTTTTTTGCCTCATTTAATTTAATTTTTCCTGATGGTAAAGGACGAAATGGCTTATTTATCTTATCTATCTCAATATCAAAAATATCATTTATCACATTTCCATAAGCACAAACAAAAAATACAACAAAAAACACTAAAAGACCTTTTAATATTTCAATCTCAAAGTTTGATGAGATTAAATAACCTATAATTCCACCAATAGATGCAGTTATGCAGTTTTTGACTCTAATAAGTTCTAAATAACTTCCTATCTTCCTCATAAAAACCCCCAAAATATAATGTTTTTATTTGTAAAAAATATAACAAAAACTATTTATATATCCTTCACAAGAAGTATTTGGAAAGGTTAGGAGTTGATTAACTTGATTAAAAAAGGCGATTATGTTAAGGTAGACTACATTTTAGTCGTAGATGGAGAAGTTATTGACACATCAATAGAAGAAGTTGCTAAAGAAAACGGCATATACTACCCTGAAAGGGATTATGAACCATTAGGTTTTGTTGTAGGCAATGGAGATTTAATTGAAGGTTTTGAAGAAGCCGTTATAGGCATGGAAGTTGGTGAAGAAAAAACTGTAACTATCCCACCAGAAAAAGGTTATGGACTTAGGGATGAAAGATTAATTCAGGAAATTCCTAAAGAAATGTTTGCTGATGCTGATTTTGAACCACAGGAAGGGATGTTAATTTTAGCCAGCGGAATCCCTGCAAAGATAATAAAAGTTACAGATGATACAGTAACCTTAGATTTCAACCACGAGCTTGCTGGAAAGGAGCTAACATTTACAATAAAAGTATGTGAAGTCCAGCCAGCTGAACAATAAATTCATTACCTCTTTTTTATCATACTTAAATTTAAAATTATTTAACGACAACATATTTTTTTATATTAAATTTTCAAAAGTTTTTCAAATACTAAATCTTTGGTATAAAAATTTATATATGATTTCAATTTTATCATTACTTTACCCTTAACATTTTTTGGTGATTAGATGAAAGGTGCTGAGGCAATTATAAAGGCATTAGAAACTGAAGGAGTTAAGATTATATTTGGTTATCCAGGAGGGGCAATGCTACCATTTTACGATGCGTTGTATGATAGCGATTTAATTCACATACTAACAAGGCACGAGCAGGCAGCAGCACACGCAGCGGATGGATTTGCGAGAGCAAGTGGAGAGGCAGGAGTTTGCGTCTCTACTTCAGGGCCTGGAGCTACAAACTTAGTTACTGGAATAGCAACTGCTTATGCAGATTCATCGCCAGTTATTGCTTTAACAGGGCAGGTTCCAACAAAACTTATAGGAAATGATGCATTTCAAGAGATTGATGCTCTCGGCTTATTTATGCCAATAACAAAACACAACTTCCAAATAAAAAAGCCAGAAGAGATTCCTGAAACATTTAGAGCAGCTTTTGAGATTGCTACAACTGGAAGACCAGGACCTGTTCATATAGACATCCCAAAAGATGTGCAAGATGGAGAGATTGATATTGAGAGATATCCAATTCCAGCAAAGGTTGATTTGCCTGGCTATAAACCAAAAACTGTAGGGCATCCTTTACAGATTAAAAAAGCTGCTAAGTTAATAGCTGAGGCAGAGAGACCTGTAATTTTAGCTGGTGGAGGAGTTATAATTAGTGGAGCTTCAGAAGAGTTGTTAAGATTAGCTGAGTTTGTTAAAATCCCAGTTTGCACCACTTTAATGGGTAAAGGAAGCTTTCCAGAAGACCATCCTCTATCTTTAGGAATGATTGGAATGCATGGAACTAAAGCTGCAAATTATGCAGTTACAGAATGTGATGTTCTCATAGCAATTGGTTGTAGATTTTCAGATAGAGTTACTGGAGATGTTAGATACTTTGCCCCAGAAGCTAAGATTATACACATAGATATAGACCCAGCTGAAATAGGGAAGAATGTTAGAGCAGATATTCCAATAGTTGGAGATGCAAAAAATGTTTTAAGAGATTTGTTAGCTGCATTAATTGCATTAGAGATTAAAAATAAAGATGCATGGCTCGAAAGAATTTATGAACTAAAAAAGCTATCTATTCCAATGATGGACTTTGATGACAAACCAATAAAGCCACAGAGATTTGTTAAAGATTTAATGGAAGTTTTAGATGAGATTGACCCTAAATTAAAAAATACAATTATAACAACAGATGTTGGACAAAACCAAATGTGGATGGCCCACTTCTTTAAAACAAAGATGCCGAGAAGCTTTTTAGCTTCTGGTGGTTTAGGAACTATGGGATTCGGATTCCCAGCGGCAATTGGAGCTAAGGTTGCTAAACCTTATGCTAATGTTATCTCTATTACTGGAGATGGAGGCTTTTTAATGAATTCTCAGGAGTTGGCAACAATTAGTGAATATGATATTCCAGTTGTTGTTTGCATCTTTGACAACAGAACTTTAGGAATGGTTTATCAATGGCAAAACTTATATTATGGGCAGAGACAGAGTGAAGTGCATTTGGGAGAGAGTCCAGATTTTGTTAAATTAGCTGAAAGTTATGGAGTTAAAGCAGAAAGAATAACAAGTCCAAATGAGATTAAAGAGAAATTAAAAGAGGCAATATTAAGTAACGAGCCATACCTCTTAGATATTGTCATAGACCCTGCTGAAGCTCTACCAATGGTTCCACCAGGAGGAAGATTAACCAATATAATTCAACCAGTTAGAGTAGAACCAAAAATTAAAAAACCTGAATTTGAGGAGATTAAAAAGATAAGAGAAATGACTGCTGTTAAAGAGTTCTAAATTTTAAATTAATTAATATCTACCTTATTTTTCAACTTTTTATAAATTTTTCCAATTTCTCTTCTAAAGCCAAAATTATGAATGGAGGGGGTTTAATGAAAGTAGAATTCATGCAAGGAAACCAGGCATGTGCAAAAGGAGCTATAAAAGCAGGATGTAGATTTTTTGCTGGCTATCCAATAACACCATCTACAGAGATAGCGGAAGCAATGGCAAGAGAATTGCCAAAGGTTGGGGGCTATTATATTCAAATGGAAGATGAGATTGGGAGTATAGCAGCAGTTATTGGGGCAAGTTGGGGAGGATTAAAGGCAATGACAGCAACTTCAGGACCTGGATTTAGTTTAATGCAAGAAAATATTGGATATGCGTATATGACAGAAACCCCTTGTGTAATTGTTAATGTTCAAAGAGGAGGGCCATCAACAGGACAGCCAACTATGGCTTCCCAAGGAGATATGATGCAGTGTAGATGGGGAAGCCATGGAGATTATGAAGTTATTGCCTTAGCCCCAAGTTCTGTCCAGGAGATGTATGATTTCACAATAATGGCATTTAACTATGCTGAAAAATACAGAGTTCCTGTTTTTGTAATGGCTGATGAGATAGTTGGGCATATGAGAGAGAAAGTTGTTTTACATGACAACATAGAAATAATAGATAGAAAAAAGCCAGAAGAAAAACCATGTAAAAAGCCATATCCTTTTGATGTTGATGTTCCACCAATGCCTGTTTTTGGTGAGGGCTATAATGTGCATATTACTGGTTTAACTCACGATGAGAGAGGCTATCCTGATGTCTCAGCTGAAACACATGATAAATTAGTTAGAAGATTAGTCAATAAAATAAGAAAAAATAAAGATGATATAGTTAAGTGGGAAGGGGAGAATTTAGATGCAGAAATAATGTTTGTTTGCTATGGAACACCTTCAAGAACTGTAAAATACACCGCCAATAAATTAAGAGAAAAGGGATTGGATGTAGGATATATAAGATTAATAACTGTCTATCCATTCCCTGACGAGTTGTTGAAAAAATTAAAAGCAAAGAAGGTTATAGTTCCAGAGATGAACTTAGGGCAGATATATTATGAAGTTGAGAGAGTTTGTAAAAAAGCTGATGACGTAATTTTAGTTGATAAGATTGGTGGGGAGTTGCATAGACCAGAAGAATTAGAGAAAGCTGTTTTGGAATAATTTTATAATTTTTTTATTTAAATTAAAATCCAATTTGGGGATAACTTATGAGAAAGTTAATAATATTTTTTTTATCTTTGATTTTAATTGCCTCTATTTGTGGATGTTTTAATAATGGAAAAAAAGAGATTAATGAATTAAATATATCTGCCAAAAATGAAAATATACAAAATCACAAAAATATATCAATAGAAAATCCAAGAATGGACAATTTAAAAGATAATAACAAAATCAACATTACAAACAATGAAAGTATTGCAAATAATATGACAAATGATACAAAAGAAACTAAAAAATATGATTTTTCAAAGCAAATAGATATAGATGAGATGTTTTTAAATCTT is from Methanocaldococcus bathoardescens and encodes:
- a CDS encoding 4Fe-4S binding protein; its protein translation is MIALIEIKKSLDEILSKIDGDKKYISEIAKKITPINYKLLYVNETKCVRCNLCYKECPVDAIEKAKIKKPVKIIHDKCVKCEICAQTCPVGAIYVIEGKAEIKSNEVHYTIKEKSIPHRKIRLKNYELDKDKCVKCGICARYCPTGAIKVVIRKSIDVNLDLCMGCGACAEVCPKKCIKVESEIGDVIKTRDIEVNRDLCVGCMVCVEECPINVIEQDGDKVKINKDECILCGRCVEVCPVNAIKMWEKK
- a CDS encoding thymidylate synthase; the protein is MLCIRKPSVASAFEELVKLILTEGNDITTEDGQRCRELLNVAVEITNPKLKTISSKYPFGKKAIESYTKQLLYGSDSEGEFVYNYYERIREYPSHDRKLKNDQIKYVIEKLNSNPTSRRCVISLWNPFIDQKVKDVPCLNHIGFQKRGNNLYMSVLFRSNDILLAFHSNALGLIKLGEYVAEKTNSTLKSYTHFIYNAHIYIDRDKTEIEKNFPEFLKYIE
- a CDS encoding Mrp/NBP35 family ATP-binding protein encodes the protein MVECDGKCESCQLKNTCPDTKKLIAQQDAKIRENMSKIKHKIVILSGKGGVGKSTVTVNLAAVLNLMGKKVGVLDADIHGPNIPKMLGVENVQPMVGPGGIFPVTTKEGIKTMSIGYLLPDDKTPVIWRGPKVSGAIRQFLADVAWGELDYLLIDTPPGTGDEQLTIMQSIPDIDGAIIVTTPEEVSVLDVKKSITMAKMLNIPIIGIIENMSGFVCPHCNKVVDVFGRGGGEKAAKEFGVEFLGRIPLDIKAREASDKGIPMVLLDCKASEEFKKIVERIVEKVEGKKE
- a CDS encoding pyridoxamine 5'-phosphate oxidase family protein, whose translation is MVKLTEDMVKSLENEIVFLATASKDGIPNVSAMRAVKVLDAEKGIILIADNYMNKTLKNILENPKVALTTANCREMPYQYKGIAEYYTEGKYLKIAEEVDKALKPDLKPKGAVVIKITEIYNLKSGPDAGKLIAKDE
- a CDS encoding nascent polypeptide-associated complex protein, whose amino-acid sequence is MFPGKVNPRMLKKMQKMMKDFGMETEDLDAKKVIFVFEDEEWIFEEPKIQVMDILGVKTYSITGKPKKIKKEKIEEEEVKVEITEEDVELVAKQCNVSKEEARKALEECNGDIAEAILKLEEEKEGN
- a CDS encoding UbiA family prenyltransferase; this encodes MRKIGSYLELIRVKNCITASIGGIIGYLISSNFEIEILKGLLVFFVVFFVCAYGNVINDIFDIEIDKINKPFRPLPSGKIKLNEAKKFSAILLIFGLTLSIFINIYTLIIAVVNAIFLYLYAKKYKRYKPIGNFIIGYLTGSVFLFGGVAGKNVMPVIILFLCSLLSIWGREIVKDFEDMEGDKKEGVISLPIKYGKKSLYFATFLVILAVVLSPLPYILKIFGIYYLILIAICDILFIYAMALLLKSPNRDTASNVSKFLKIIMNIVLLAFIVGAIKL
- a CDS encoding FKBP-type peptidyl-prolyl cis-trans isomerase, encoding MIKKGDYVKVDYILVVDGEVIDTSIEEVAKENGIYYPERDYEPLGFVVGNGDLIEGFEEAVIGMEVGEEKTVTIPPEKGYGLRDERLIQEIPKEMFADADFEPQEGMLILASGIPAKIIKVTDDTVTLDFNHELAGKELTFTIKVCEVQPAEQ
- a CDS encoding acetolactate synthase large subunit — translated: MKGAEAIIKALETEGVKIIFGYPGGAMLPFYDALYDSDLIHILTRHEQAAAHAADGFARASGEAGVCVSTSGPGATNLVTGIATAYADSSPVIALTGQVPTKLIGNDAFQEIDALGLFMPITKHNFQIKKPEEIPETFRAAFEIATTGRPGPVHIDIPKDVQDGEIDIERYPIPAKVDLPGYKPKTVGHPLQIKKAAKLIAEAERPVILAGGGVIISGASEELLRLAEFVKIPVCTTLMGKGSFPEDHPLSLGMIGMHGTKAANYAVTECDVLIAIGCRFSDRVTGDVRYFAPEAKIIHIDIDPAEIGKNVRADIPIVGDAKNVLRDLLAALIALEIKNKDAWLERIYELKKLSIPMMDFDDKPIKPQRFVKDLMEVLDEIDPKLKNTIITTDVGQNQMWMAHFFKTKMPRSFLASGGLGTMGFGFPAAIGAKVAKPYANVISITGDGGFLMNSQELATISEYDIPVVVCIFDNRTLGMVYQWQNLYYGQRQSEVHLGESPDFVKLAESYGVKAERITSPNEIKEKLKEAILSNEPYLLDIVIDPAEALPMVPPGGRLTNIIQPVRVEPKIKKPEFEEIKKIREMTAVKEF
- a CDS encoding 2-oxoacid:acceptor oxidoreductase subunit alpha, which produces MKVEFMQGNQACAKGAIKAGCRFFAGYPITPSTEIAEAMARELPKVGGYYIQMEDEIGSIAAVIGASWGGLKAMTATSGPGFSLMQENIGYAYMTETPCVIVNVQRGGPSTGQPTMASQGDMMQCRWGSHGDYEVIALAPSSVQEMYDFTIMAFNYAEKYRVPVFVMADEIVGHMREKVVLHDNIEIIDRKKPEEKPCKKPYPFDVDVPPMPVFGEGYNVHITGLTHDERGYPDVSAETHDKLVRRLVNKIRKNKDDIVKWEGENLDAEIMFVCYGTPSRTVKYTANKLREKGLDVGYIRLITVYPFPDELLKKLKAKKVIVPEMNLGQIYYEVERVCKKADDVILVDKIGGELHRPEELEKAVLE